The following proteins come from a genomic window of Micromonospora echinofusca:
- a CDS encoding M20 metallopeptidase family protein → MNRVTLEGDNVDGLVRLRRQLHQHPELRFTERQTAATLEGLLRPLGRIRTGIAGTGLALEIDGAASGPSVLLRADMDAYPVQDAKQQPYASRNPGVCHACGHDVHMTVAYGVAARLAADPPARGSVTLLFQPAEEIPFGADSGAAAVLAHEAFRDRRYAAVLGLHCWPDLPAGSLGVDRSTAMAAKDAFRVEVLGLAAHAATPALGRDAILGLTAMVTTLHAAVARARNPEELVAFNIGTISGGASQSQVADSAEATGTLRTHDPAVRERLKAVIERVTRQQAAALDLGVRFTWANEMPPVRNAAELVALAHAELPGIVDVVDLPVPPLTTDDFALLGALGPSLYVKLGVTGERGGAPLHSGAFDVDERCLVTGVAALERLTRAVLDGRLCADVADAVPAPAGAVDA, encoded by the coding sequence GTGAACCGCGTGACGCTGGAAGGCGACAACGTTGATGGACTGGTTCGGCTGCGGCGCCAGCTACATCAACACCCTGAGCTGCGGTTCACCGAGAGGCAAACGGCCGCTACTCTCGAAGGGCTGCTGCGGCCGCTGGGCCGGATCCGGACCGGAATCGCCGGGACGGGCCTGGCCCTGGAGATCGATGGAGCCGCATCCGGACCCAGTGTTCTCCTTCGGGCCGATATGGACGCCTATCCCGTCCAGGATGCCAAGCAGCAGCCGTACGCCTCCCGCAACCCCGGCGTCTGCCACGCCTGCGGGCACGACGTACACATGACCGTCGCGTACGGAGTCGCCGCCCGGCTCGCGGCCGACCCGCCGGCCCGCGGCTCGGTGACCCTGCTGTTCCAGCCCGCCGAGGAGATCCCGTTCGGCGCGGACTCCGGCGCGGCCGCGGTGCTCGCCCACGAGGCGTTCCGCGACCGCCGGTACGCCGCCGTGCTCGGCCTGCACTGCTGGCCCGACCTGCCGGCGGGCTCGCTCGGCGTCGACCGGAGCACCGCGATGGCCGCGAAGGACGCGTTCCGCGTCGAAGTGCTCGGGCTGGCCGCGCACGCCGCGACCCCGGCGCTGGGGCGCGACGCCATCCTCGGCCTCACCGCCATGGTCACCACCCTGCACGCCGCCGTCGCCCGGGCCCGCAACCCCGAGGAGTTGGTCGCCTTCAACATCGGCACCATCTCCGGCGGGGCGAGCCAGAGCCAGGTCGCCGACAGCGCCGAGGCGACCGGGACCCTGCGCACCCACGACCCGGCCGTGCGGGAGCGACTCAAGGCGGTGATCGAACGCGTCACCCGCCAGCAGGCCGCCGCGCTCGACCTTGGGGTGCGCTTCACCTGGGCCAACGAGATGCCCCCGGTGCGCAACGCCGCCGAACTGGTCGCCTTGGCGCACGCCGAACTGCCCGGCATCGTCGACGTCGTCGACCTGCCCGTACCGCCGTTGACCACCGACGACTTCGCGTTGCTCGGCGCGCTCGGCCCGAGCCTCTACGTCAAGCTGGGCGTCACCGGCGAGCGCGGCGGCGCTCCGCTGCACTCCGGCGCGTTCGACGTCGACGAGCGGTGCCTGGTGACGGGGGTGGCCGCACTGGAGCGGCTCACGCGGGCGGTCCTCGACGGCCGACTGTGCGCCGACGTCGCCGACGCCGTGCCGGCGCCGGCCGGGGCGGTGGACGCATGA
- a CDS encoding amidohydrolase family protein codes for MRRADAHLHLFADGYPGRYGHSPAGGDELAVYQALRREHSIERALVVGYEGEPRFAGNNAHVARLAAAHDWIAAVAYVPPGGPAQAGEIARRLSRDFVGVAAYLPDESAAEAFTVWVTREAPALNHAGAVVSLNATPTATAGLGPALAGLDGCTVLFSHLGLPGERAGVPTRETVEAVLTPLARLARLPHVGVKVSGLYAVSRPAHAYPHHAARPFVDLLLDRFGPRRLYWGSDFSPSLDHVSFAQAADPIGLDGLSLGDRDAVLGGNLLRALGRQAAATGRQPSASTPQEGRLPSPS; via the coding sequence ATGCGACGCGCCGACGCCCACCTGCACCTGTTCGCCGACGGCTACCCCGGCCGCTACGGCCACTCCCCCGCCGGCGGGGACGAACTGGCCGTCTACCAGGCACTACGCCGCGAGCACAGCATCGAACGAGCACTGGTGGTCGGCTACGAGGGCGAGCCTCGCTTCGCCGGCAACAACGCCCATGTCGCCCGCCTGGCCGCCGCGCACGACTGGATCGCCGCGGTCGCCTACGTCCCACCAGGCGGACCGGCGCAGGCGGGCGAGATTGCGCGACGACTGTCCCGCGACTTCGTCGGCGTCGCCGCGTACCTGCCGGACGAGTCGGCGGCCGAGGCGTTCACCGTCTGGGTGACGCGCGAAGCGCCGGCACTGAACCACGCCGGGGCGGTGGTCAGCCTCAACGCCACGCCCACGGCGACCGCGGGGCTCGGCCCGGCCCTGGCCGGCCTGGACGGCTGCACGGTGCTGTTCAGCCACCTCGGCCTGCCCGGGGAACGGGCCGGGGTGCCAACCCGCGAGACGGTGGAGGCCGTCCTCACCCCCCTGGCGCGGCTGGCCCGGCTACCCCACGTCGGGGTCAAGGTCTCCGGCCTGTACGCGGTCAGCCGCCCCGCGCACGCCTACCCGCACCACGCGGCCCGGCCCTTCGTCGACCTGTTGCTCGACCGCTTCGGCCCACGCCGGCTGTACTGGGGCTCCGACTTCTCCCCCAGCCTCGACCACGTCTCCTTCGCCCAGGCGGCGGACCCGATCGGCCTGGACGGGCTTTCGCTCGGGGACCGCGACGCCGTCCTCGGCGGCAACCTCCTGCGCGCCCTCGGCCGCCAGGCCGCCGCGACGGGGCGGCAGCCGTCGGCGTCCACGCCACAGGAGGGCCGGCTACCCTCGCCGTCGTGA
- a CDS encoding Gfo/Idh/MocA family protein yields the protein MSHGPQVAVIGGGAFGVRHVAAYQALGIRVDALVDPDAATRHRVAARHDVPRTFATVAELLDAGAPDAASVCVPGSAHRAVAVDLITAGVPVLVEKPLAATVADAAAIVAAAEAYGVLCQPGHILRYSPAHRALHDAVRAGRLGQVLAVSSRRDRPRTLTRLFPGEHPALLTAVHDIDLALWYAQSPVVQVRAAARTRPGSATPVLVWAELRHANGVVSSVRNSYLLPEDTPNHTADLVEVYGTDGIGHVDLAHPALLVQAERTEAPDWLLSPADGGGALAAEIRHFLRRLDGSEPTPVVPLADGLHVVQIAAAVVDSAAADGAPRRVPPSPSLTGASADDST from the coding sequence ATGAGCCACGGGCCGCAGGTGGCGGTGATCGGCGGCGGCGCGTTCGGCGTGCGGCACGTCGCCGCCTACCAGGCGCTGGGGATCCGGGTCGACGCGCTGGTCGATCCCGACGCGGCCACCCGGCACCGGGTCGCCGCCCGTCACGACGTCCCGCGCACCTTCGCCACCGTCGCCGAGCTGCTCGACGCGGGCGCGCCGGACGCCGCCTCCGTGTGCGTGCCCGGCTCCGCCCACCGCGCCGTCGCCGTCGACCTGATCACCGCCGGGGTGCCCGTCCTGGTCGAGAAGCCGCTGGCCGCGACCGTCGCGGACGCCGCCGCCATCGTCGCCGCCGCCGAGGCGTACGGGGTGCTCTGCCAGCCGGGGCACATCCTGCGCTACAGCCCGGCCCACCGGGCGCTGCACGACGCCGTGCGCGCCGGCCGGCTGGGTCAGGTGCTGGCGGTCTCCTCCCGCCGGGACCGCCCCCGCACCCTGACCCGGCTCTTCCCCGGGGAGCATCCCGCCCTGCTGACCGCCGTGCACGACATCGACCTGGCGCTCTGGTACGCGCAGTCACCGGTGGTGCAGGTGCGCGCGGCGGCCCGGACCCGCCCGGGATCGGCGACGCCGGTGCTGGTGTGGGCGGAGCTTCGACACGCCAATGGCGTCGTGTCGTCGGTCCGCAACAGCTACCTCCTGCCCGAAGACACGCCCAACCACACCGCCGACCTGGTCGAGGTGTACGGCACCGACGGCATCGGTCATGTCGACCTCGCCCACCCCGCCCTGCTCGTGCAGGCCGAGCGGACCGAAGCGCCGGACTGGCTGCTCTCCCCGGCCGACGGCGGTGGCGCGCTCGCCGCCGAGATCCGGCACTTCCTGCGCCGGCTGGACGGCAGCGAGCCCACGCCGGTCGTCCCCCTCGCCGACGGGCTGCACGTGGTGCAGATCGCCGCCGCCGTCGTCGACAGCGCCGCCGCCGACGGCGCCCCCCGCCGAGTTCCCCCATCCCCCTCGCTGACAGGAGCTTCTGCCGATGACTCGACGTAG
- a CDS encoding MalY/PatB family protein: MASPGPSADASATRNPLTLLTVDELRQRTSVKWRMYPPDVLPLWVAEMDVPLAPPVADALRRAVDLGDTGYAYGTAYAEALGDFAARRWGWHDFRVERTTLVPDVMMGVVEVLRLVTDPGDAVVLCSPVYPPFYAFVAHADRQVIEAPLGPDRRMDPAALDEAFRRARSHGRRPAFLLCNPHNPTGVVHRRDELETVAELADRHGVRVISDEIHAPLVLPGTHFTPYLTVAGAENAFALTSASKAWNLAGLKAALAVAGPRAVADLRRMPEEVSHGPSHLGVVAHTAAFRAGGPWLDLLLDGLDGNRTLLATLLAKHLPSVAHRRPEGTYLAWLDCTALGIATEQPDEPGVVSDVAGPARMFLDRARVALSSGHVFGTGGAGFVRLNFATSPAVLTEAVTRMGQAVEAHRSAPLPRSPG, translated from the coding sequence ATGGCAAGCCCCGGCCCCTCCGCCGACGCCTCGGCGACCCGCAACCCGCTGACCCTGCTCACGGTGGACGAACTCCGGCAGCGCACCAGCGTGAAGTGGCGCATGTACCCGCCGGACGTGCTCCCGCTGTGGGTCGCGGAGATGGACGTGCCCCTCGCGCCCCCGGTGGCCGACGCCCTGCGCCGCGCGGTCGACCTCGGCGACACCGGTTACGCGTACGGCACGGCGTACGCCGAGGCGCTCGGCGACTTCGCCGCCCGGCGCTGGGGATGGCACGACTTCCGCGTCGAACGCACCACGCTCGTGCCCGACGTGATGATGGGCGTCGTCGAGGTGCTGCGGCTCGTCACCGATCCCGGCGACGCGGTCGTGCTCTGCTCCCCCGTCTACCCGCCCTTCTACGCCTTCGTCGCCCACGCCGACCGGCAAGTGATCGAGGCCCCACTCGGGCCCGACCGGCGCATGGACCCCGCCGCCCTCGACGAGGCCTTCCGCCGCGCGCGCTCCCACGGTCGCCGGCCGGCGTTCCTGCTGTGCAACCCGCACAACCCGACCGGCGTCGTGCACCGGCGCGACGAGCTGGAGACCGTCGCCGAACTGGCCGACCGGCACGGCGTACGGGTGATCTCCGACGAGATCCACGCTCCCCTGGTGCTGCCGGGGACGCACTTCACCCCCTACCTGACGGTGGCCGGTGCCGAGAACGCGTTCGCGCTGACCTCCGCCTCGAAGGCGTGGAACCTCGCCGGGCTCAAGGCCGCGCTCGCCGTCGCCGGGCCACGGGCCGTCGCCGACCTGCGCCGCATGCCGGAGGAGGTCAGCCACGGGCCGAGCCACCTCGGGGTCGTCGCGCACACCGCCGCGTTCCGCGCCGGCGGACCGTGGCTCGACCTCCTGCTCGACGGTCTCGACGGCAACCGCACGCTGCTCGCGACGCTGCTGGCGAAGCACCTTCCGTCCGTCGCGCACCGCCGCCCCGAGGGCACCTACCTCGCCTGGCTGGACTGCACCGCGCTGGGCATCGCCACGGAGCAGCCGGACGAGCCCGGCGTGGTCAGCGACGTCGCCGGGCCGGCGAGGATGTTCCTCGACCGGGCACGGGTCGCCCTCAGCTCCGGGCACGTCTTCGGCACCGGCGGGGCGGGCTTCGTACGACTGAACTTCGCCACCTCGCCGGCCGTCCTCACCGAGGCCGTCACCCGCATGGGTCAGGCCGTCGAGGCGCACCGGTCGGCCCCCCTGCCCCGCTCCCCCGGGTAG
- a CDS encoding ABC transporter substrate-binding protein translates to MTRRRLAAGIVAAGMAAAALLTGCGGDDASSGPVTLKVLTWEPGGTEYWKQVKTSFEATHPDIKLDMQSVPFDKYPEVQGPYITSQSGPDVMANNAGLELFDRRGAYEPLGDKAAEINKDLVTYSGACEGFDTAKPCYGVPFSYQGNVLYYNKSILTAAGLDPEKPPATWTEFSAACDAVKKAGKTCLALGLSGTFPAYWDFPEIARSYLSEDDIRGLLAGTLSWKDPKLVAVLGKLAEITTKGWANSNAPSITMLPDGADIFQRGDAAFAGTIISDAVNWEAFGKALGDDKLGVTRWPAADPGAPLAQKFSGIEGAVYGVTKWSEKKQAGLEFITWLAGKENGELWVKHAKGQPLNKNVDKALLPSSPAFQKIQELVAEPTLHAGVMLSGPEADALARGWQQVSLGQLTVDKWAEQMQQALERSPTKKQGN, encoded by the coding sequence ATGACTCGACGTAGATTGGCCGCCGGCATCGTCGCCGCCGGCATGGCCGCCGCCGCGTTGCTGACCGGTTGCGGAGGTGACGACGCCTCATCCGGACCGGTCACCCTCAAGGTGCTGACCTGGGAGCCGGGCGGCACCGAGTACTGGAAGCAGGTCAAGACCAGCTTCGAGGCCACCCACCCGGACATCAAGCTGGACATGCAGTCGGTGCCCTTCGACAAGTACCCCGAGGTGCAGGGCCCCTACATCACCTCCCAGTCGGGCCCGGACGTGATGGCCAACAACGCCGGCCTGGAGCTGTTCGACCGGCGCGGCGCGTACGAGCCGCTGGGCGACAAGGCGGCCGAGATCAACAAGGACCTCGTCACCTACAGCGGCGCCTGCGAGGGCTTCGACACGGCCAAGCCCTGTTACGGCGTGCCCTTCTCGTACCAGGGCAACGTCCTCTACTACAACAAGAGCATCCTGACCGCAGCGGGGCTCGACCCGGAGAAGCCGCCGGCGACCTGGACCGAGTTCAGCGCCGCCTGCGACGCGGTGAAGAAGGCCGGCAAGACCTGCCTGGCCCTCGGACTGTCGGGGACCTTCCCCGCCTACTGGGACTTCCCCGAGATCGCCCGCAGCTACCTGAGCGAGGACGACATCCGCGGCCTGCTGGCCGGCACCCTGTCGTGGAAGGACCCGAAGCTGGTCGCGGTGCTGGGCAAGCTCGCCGAGATCACCACCAAGGGCTGGGCGAACAGCAACGCCCCGTCGATCACGATGCTCCCCGACGGTGCGGACATCTTCCAGCGCGGCGACGCCGCATTCGCCGGGACGATCATCTCCGACGCGGTGAACTGGGAGGCGTTCGGTAAGGCCCTCGGCGACGACAAGCTCGGCGTGACCCGCTGGCCGGCCGCCGACCCGGGCGCCCCGCTGGCGCAGAAGTTCTCCGGCATCGAGGGCGCCGTCTACGGCGTGACGAAGTGGAGCGAGAAGAAGCAGGCCGGGCTGGAGTTCATCACCTGGCTCGCCGGCAAGGAGAACGGCGAGCTGTGGGTGAAGCACGCCAAGGGTCAGCCGCTGAACAAGAACGTCGACAAGGCGCTGCTGCCCTCCTCTCCGGCCTTCCAGAAGATCCAGGAGCTGGTCGCCGAGCCGACCCTGCACGCCGGGGTGATGCTCTCCGGGCCCGAGGCCGACGCGCTGGCGCGCGGTTGGCAGCAGGTGAGCCTCGGTCAGCTGACCGTCGACAAGTGGGCCGAGCAGATGCAGCAGGCGCTGGAGCGCAGCCCCACCAAGAAGCAGGGCAACTAG
- a CDS encoding helix-turn-helix domain-containing protein, giving the protein MADGEGQPDNPDLLDSRWRPLWQMLHAMDQDIAQLYDQAGITGLRNRFVGPLIQLGRHGPMTIQELATAVEVTHSAMSQTAAAMRAAGFADSAEGSDGRTRRIRLSARGRELLPLLQAEWRATEATVRDLEAEIPYPLTQVVKDINAALARRSFRQRLDDNLARALKEDP; this is encoded by the coding sequence GTGGCAGACGGTGAAGGACAGCCCGACAACCCCGATCTCCTCGACAGTCGCTGGCGCCCGCTGTGGCAGATGCTGCACGCGATGGATCAGGACATCGCGCAGCTGTACGACCAGGCCGGCATCACCGGGCTGCGCAACCGTTTCGTGGGCCCCCTGATCCAGTTGGGCCGGCACGGGCCGATGACGATCCAGGAGTTGGCGACCGCCGTCGAGGTGACCCACTCGGCGATGAGCCAGACCGCCGCCGCGATGCGCGCCGCCGGTTTCGCGGACAGCGCGGAGGGCAGCGACGGCCGGACCCGGCGCATCCGGCTCAGTGCACGAGGACGCGAACTCCTGCCACTTCTCCAGGCGGAGTGGCGGGCGACCGAAGCGACGGTGCGGGATCTGGAGGCGGAGATCCCGTACCCGCTCACCCAGGTGGTCAAGGACATCAACGCCGCTCTCGCCCGGCGCTCCTTCCGGCAGCGGCTCGACGACAACCTGGCCCGGGCCCTCAAGGAAGACCCCTGA
- a CDS encoding MFS transporter yields the protein MGPLGALVDIRPLRGHPTFRRLWLGTTASAAWGAALAGVGLSSQLPVVLALIALAGAADTWSVVSRGTIVQSSTPETHRGRVASLEHIVGAAGPHLGGLRAGLVATGASGGTALLVGGLTCLAGVGLVSAIAPQLRRFTITRQAPARAEAHV from the coding sequence ATGGGTCCCCTCGGCGCACTGGTCGACATCCGCCCGCTGCGGGGGCACCCCACCTTCCGCCGTCTGTGGCTGGGCACCACCGCGTCCGCCGCCTGGGGCGCAGCGTTGGCCGGAGTCGGCCTGAGCAGCCAACTCCCCGTCGTGCTCGCCCTGATCGCCCTCGCCGGCGCCGCCGACACCTGGTCCGTCGTGTCACGTGGCACCATCGTGCAGTCGTCGACGCCGGAAACCCACCGCGGACGAGTCGCCTCCCTCGAACACATCGTCGGCGCCGCCGGGCCACACCTCGGTGGCCTCCGCGCGGGACTGGTCGCGACGGGGGCGTCCGGCGGCACCGCTCTGCTCGTGGGCGGGCTCACCTGCCTCGCCGGAGTGGGGCTGGTCTCCGCGATCGCTCCCCAACTCCGCCGCTTCACGATCACCCGGCAGGCTCCAGCCCGAGCCGAGGCCCACGTGTGA
- a CDS encoding DUF2804 domain-containing protein — MTHENEITEPVDLCLAGGRLNPAAVGWSRRPLHRANLRGWGRNKRWEYWGVVTPTHVVGLVASSLDYAGVHSLYVLDRTTKVEIDRGAVVPLARGTTFPPVSGAGAVRARGGGLSIDIDQEAAGTTIRASAPGLEVDLVVPLPAGHESLGVVVPWSTRRFQYTVKDLGRPVRGTLRIDQVRHAVAEADSFAVLDHGRGRWPYAVRWNWAAGSGPGRAIQLGGRWTDGTGSTENGVFVDGRLHKIGDELRWAYDRADWLRPWRIDGERVAVRFHPFHEKVSRTNFGVLANETHQCFGHFTGWAAADDGERIDLDGLVGWAEEARNRW; from the coding sequence GTGACCCACGAGAACGAGATCACCGAGCCGGTCGACCTGTGTCTCGCGGGTGGGCGGCTCAATCCCGCCGCCGTGGGCTGGAGCCGCCGCCCGCTGCACCGGGCGAACCTGCGCGGCTGGGGCCGCAACAAGCGCTGGGAGTACTGGGGAGTCGTCACGCCGACCCACGTCGTCGGTCTGGTCGCCTCGTCGCTGGACTACGCGGGGGTGCACAGCCTCTACGTGCTCGACCGCACGACGAAGGTCGAGATCGACAGGGGCGCGGTGGTCCCCCTCGCCCGGGGTACGACCTTCCCGCCGGTCAGCGGGGCGGGCGCCGTACGGGCCCGCGGCGGTGGGCTCTCGATCGACATCGACCAGGAGGCGGCCGGCACCACGATCCGCGCCAGCGCCCCCGGCCTGGAGGTCGACCTCGTGGTGCCGCTGCCGGCGGGGCACGAGTCGCTCGGCGTGGTGGTGCCCTGGAGCACCCGCCGGTTCCAATACACCGTCAAGGACCTCGGCCGACCGGTACGCGGCACGCTGCGGATCGACCAGGTGCGGCATGCGGTCGCCGAGGCGGACTCCTTCGCCGTCCTCGACCACGGCCGCGGCAGGTGGCCGTACGCCGTCCGCTGGAACTGGGCCGCCGGCAGCGGCCCGGGCCGGGCGATCCAGCTCGGCGGCAGGTGGACCGACGGCACCGGCTCGACCGAGAACGGCGTCTTCGTCGACGGCCGGCTGCACAAGATCGGCGACGAGCTGCGCTGGGCGTACGACCGCGCCGACTGGCTGCGGCCGTGGCGGATCGACGGCGAACGGGTGGCGGTGCGGTTCCACCCGTTCCACGAGAAGGTCTCCCGGACGAACTTCGGTGTGCTCGCCAACGAGACGCACCAGTGCTTCGGGCACTTCACGGGCTGGGCGGCGGCCGACGACGGCGAGCGGATCGACCTGGACGGCCTGGTCGGCTGGGCCGAGGAGGCACGCAACCGCTGGTAG